One window of the Zea mays cultivar B73 chromosome 3, Zm-B73-REFERENCE-NAM-5.0, whole genome shotgun sequence genome contains the following:
- the LOC103652016 gene encoding uncharacterized protein, with protein MAQRLPPPSSSAHTAAATSRFSSLCCPWRAAAHTIFPWKPAARRRAARLDRRPSVAAMAPPSLSARVQETPLSAGNLGPPMAVDHLCPLAVPPLLPQTSAPPARVKGGQLPAVADHGCPAAGDFLPSAPPSEHPNSAPPCSIFAVPAPSSAHSGEPLLAVRRGACRLFVKMRSKPRAAGSLFREAQWTARRRRSPWFAVFAQPLCRRRSPPVRPRRFMFDSASGYFPMINCVCAVWFLFCGGEEPCVLREEGQSFNARRMFGAMHKSESPSFLQTPFGFVYGPRDGDRARDMVPTTRCSWWTT; from the exons ATGGCGCAGCGTCTCCCTCCCCCAAGCTCTAGCGCGCACACGGCAGCAGCAACCAGCAGATTTTCCTCCCTCTGCTGTCCATGGCGAGCAGCAGCCCACACCATCTTCCCATGGAAACCAGCAGCGCGCAGGAGGGCGGCAAGGCTGGACCGACGCCCCTCTGTTGCAGCCATGGCACCTCCCTCCCTCTCTGCTCGTGTGCAGGAAACCCCCTTAAGCGCAGGGAACCTCGGCCCTCCCATGGCTGTCGACCACCTCTGCCCCCTTGCTGTCCCACCCCTTCTCCCTCAAACCAGCGCCCCCCCTGCTCGCGTCAAGGGTGGCCAGCTCCCTGCTGTGGCCGACCATGGCTGCCCAGCAGCAGGAGACTTTCTCCCCTCGGCTCCCCCATCCGAGCACCCAAACAGTGCCCCTCCCTGCTCCATTTTTGCTGTTCCTGCGCCCTCCTCTGCCCACAGCGGTGAACCCCTCCTCGCTGTTCGTCGTGGTGCCTGCCGGCTGTTCGTCAAAATGCGCAGCAAGCCGCGCGCTGCCGGCTCGCTGTTTCGTGAAGCCCAGTGGACAGCACGCCGTCGACGCTCACCGTGGTTTgctgtttttgcgcagccccTTTGTCGTCGTCGTTCACCCCCGGTGAGACCGCGACGATTTATGTTCGATTCCGCATCGGGTTATTTTCCTATGATTAATTGCGTATGTGCTGTTTGGTTTTTGTTTTGTGGAGGAGAGGAACCCTGCGTTTTGCGAGAAGAAGGCCAATCATTCAACGCTCGTCGGATGTTTGGAGCGATGCACAAATCAGAATCACCGTCATTCTTGCAAACaccgtttgggtttgtttatg gaccgagagatggtgATCGTGCACGTGatatggtgccaaccacaagatgcagttggtggacgacctga